In Bradyrhizobium lablabi, one DNA window encodes the following:
- a CDS encoding GGDEF domain-containing protein, whose amino-acid sequence MKKKTRMTASKGAKRRKAGLAERKKVPQRAGPAKKAASAPAQPTPPNDAKPAVRRLRAQLAQAMARIEELQASADTDFLLGIPNRRGFERELHRAIAYIKRYRAGGALIVLDVDRLKPINDEFGHAAGDSVLKAIIAAISRQIRSSDVIGRLGGDEFALLLWNLSETDAKAKAAALEEDIDRLSFSFGGRTVKAGASAGVAILGPHAEANRALEEADSAMYVRKAQRRHEV is encoded by the coding sequence ATGAAGAAGAAAACCAGGATGACCGCATCGAAGGGTGCGAAACGCCGTAAAGCTGGCCTGGCGGAGCGTAAGAAGGTCCCGCAGCGCGCTGGTCCAGCGAAAAAGGCCGCCTCCGCGCCGGCGCAGCCTACCCCGCCCAATGATGCCAAACCGGCCGTTCGCAGGCTGCGCGCGCAATTGGCGCAGGCGATGGCGCGCATCGAGGAGTTGCAGGCGTCCGCGGATACCGACTTCCTGCTGGGTATTCCGAACCGGCGCGGCTTCGAGCGCGAACTCCATCGCGCGATCGCCTACATCAAGCGCTATCGCGCCGGCGGCGCCCTGATCGTGCTCGACGTCGATCGCTTGAAGCCGATCAACGACGAGTTCGGACACGCCGCCGGCGATTCTGTGCTCAAGGCCATCATTGCCGCGATATCGCGCCAGATCCGTTCCTCCGACGTGATCGGGCGGCTCGGCGGCGACGAGTTCGCGCTTCTGTTGTGGAATCTCAGCGAGACCGACGCCAAGGCGAAAGCGGCGGCGCTGGAAGAAGACATCGATCGGCTCAGCTTCAGCTTTGGCGGCCGTACCGTCAAAGCGGGGGCGTCGGCGGGCGTCGCCATTCTCGGTCCGCACGCCGAAGCCAATCGCGCGCTGGAAGAAGCCGACAGCGCGATGTATGTGCGCAAGGCGCAACGGCGGCATGAGGTGTGA
- a CDS encoding alpha/beta hydrolase, giving the protein MVVAAVGYLGFLAALFFAQRSFIFPVPQTGRTAPAAAGLPEAEEHILTTADGEKVIVWHVPAKPGHAVVIHFPGNGDYLAGLVGRFRNITSDGTGLVALSYRGYAGSSGRPSEQGLLQDAAAAYAFTSARYGSERIVVWGFSLGSGVAVALAAAQPVGKLILEAPYTSIADVAAAAFRFVPVRWLIRDPFRSDTRIARVTAPLLIMHGERDFTISIDFGERLFALAHQPKQFVRFPEGGHNDLDSFGAIETARHFINAANS; this is encoded by the coding sequence ATCGTCGTTGCAGCGGTCGGCTATCTCGGCTTCCTTGCCGCGCTGTTTTTCGCGCAGCGGTCGTTCATCTTTCCGGTCCCGCAAACGGGACGCACGGCGCCCGCCGCCGCGGGCCTTCCGGAAGCCGAGGAACATATCCTGACCACCGCCGACGGCGAGAAGGTCATCGTCTGGCATGTCCCCGCAAAACCGGGTCATGCGGTCGTGATTCATTTTCCCGGCAACGGAGATTATCTCGCCGGGCTCGTCGGCCGCTTCCGCAATATCACTTCGGACGGGACCGGGCTCGTCGCCTTGTCATACCGGGGTTATGCCGGCTCGAGCGGCCGGCCAAGCGAGCAGGGCCTGCTCCAGGATGCCGCGGCAGCCTACGCCTTCACGTCGGCGCGATATGGCAGCGAGCGGATCGTCGTCTGGGGCTTTTCCCTAGGCAGCGGTGTCGCGGTCGCGCTGGCGGCCGCGCAGCCGGTCGGAAAGCTGATCCTGGAAGCCCCCTATACGTCGATCGCGGACGTTGCCGCCGCGGCTTTCCGATTTGTGCCGGTGCGCTGGCTGATACGGGATCCGTTTCGTTCCGACACGCGCATTGCGCGGGTGACGGCGCCTCTCCTGATCATGCATGGCGAACGCGATTTCACTATTTCGATCGATTTTGGCGAGCGCCTGTTCGCGCTTGCCCATCAGCCGAAACAATTCGTGCGGTTTCCTGAAGGAGGCCACAACGATCTGGACAGTTTTGGCGCGATCGAAACGGCTCGACATTTCATCAATGCCGCAAACAGCTGA
- a CDS encoding cupin domain-containing protein yields the protein MLSAKSDVQVDTAEVRVTEWRLAPGSATGHHIHEMDYVIVPVTSGEMTIVAPNGERSKAQLGLGKSYFRKAGVEHDVLNETASEIVFLEVELKP from the coding sequence ATGTTAAGCGCCAAATCTGACGTTCAGGTCGACACGGCAGAGGTTCGCGTCACCGAGTGGCGGCTGGCCCCCGGCAGCGCCACCGGTCATCACATCCATGAGATGGACTATGTGATCGTTCCCGTGACCTCGGGCGAAATGACCATCGTGGCGCCCAATGGGGAACGCTCCAAGGCCCAGCTCGGCCTCGGCAAATCGTACTTTCGCAAGGCCGGGGTGGAACATGACGTGCTCAACGAGACCGCTTCCGAGATCGTGTTCCTGGAAGTCGAGCTGAAACCGTAA
- a CDS encoding YdcH family protein produces MAIQAHLVELERKHKVLENELHEALVHLSTDDLQIVELKRRKLMVKDAIERLKHTALETVH; encoded by the coding sequence ATGGCAATTCAGGCGCATCTCGTTGAACTGGAACGGAAACACAAGGTTCTAGAAAACGAATTGCACGAAGCTCTCGTGCACCTTTCAACAGACGACCTGCAAATTGTTGAGTTAAAGCGCCGGAAATTAATGGTTAAGGACGCGATCGAGCGGTTGAAGCATACCGCCTTGGAAACAGTGCACTAG
- a CDS encoding response regulator — protein MGLVRSKRPVVLIVEDEFLLRMHAADMITAAGFEVVQAANADEAIDILEARRDITVVFTDIQMPGSMDGLRLARAVRGRWPPIKIVATSGQSDLRETDLPEGGRFLQKPYGSMELAGLLRELTGDA, from the coding sequence ATGGGTCTTGTTCGGTCCAAAAGACCCGTGGTGCTGATTGTCGAGGACGAATTTCTATTGCGAATGCACGCGGCCGACATGATCACCGCCGCCGGCTTCGAGGTGGTCCAAGCGGCCAATGCCGACGAGGCCATCGACATTCTGGAAGCCCGCCGCGACATCACCGTGGTGTTCACCGATATCCAGATGCCAGGCTCGATGGACGGGTTGAGGCTCGCCCGCGCCGTCAGGGGCCGCTGGCCTCCGATCAAGATTGTCGCAACTTCCGGCCAGTCCGATTTAAGGGAAACCGATCTGCCCGAGGGCGGCCGGTTTCTGCAGAAGCCCTACGGTTCGATGGAGCTTGCAGGTCTGCTGCGCGAATTGACGGGCGACGCGTGA
- the purE gene encoding 5-(carboxyamino)imidazole ribonucleotide mutase → MTAAIAIIMGSQSDWDTMRHAADTLAALGIACEKRIVSAHRTPDRLFAFAKGAKAAGFKIIIAGAGGAAHLPGMAASLTELPVFGVPIESKALSGVDSLLSIVQMPAGIPVGTLAIGKPGAINAALLAASVLALDDPALAGRLAAWRQQQTEAVSERPEGSA, encoded by the coding sequence ATGACCGCCGCCATAGCCATCATCATGGGAAGCCAGTCGGACTGGGACACCATGCGCCATGCCGCCGATACGCTCGCCGCGCTGGGTATTGCGTGCGAGAAGCGCATCGTCTCGGCGCATCGTACCCCGGACCGGCTGTTCGCCTTCGCCAAGGGCGCGAAAGCCGCCGGCTTCAAGATCATCATCGCCGGCGCCGGAGGCGCGGCGCATCTGCCGGGCATGGCCGCGTCGCTGACGGAGCTTCCGGTGTTCGGCGTCCCGATCGAATCCAAGGCGCTGTCCGGCGTCGATTCGCTGCTGTCGATCGTCCAGATGCCCGCCGGCATCCCGGTCGGGACGCTCGCGATCGGCAAGCCCGGCGCCATCAACGCTGCGTTGCTCGCGGCCAGCGTGCTGGCGCTGGACGATCCGGCGCTGGCCGGCCGGCTTGCCGCGTGGCGCCAACAGCAGACCGAGGCGGTCAGCGAGCGCCCGGAGGGATCTGCGTGA
- a CDS encoding calcium:proton antiporter codes for MSVHGPMPPSAWIFPTLSVLFFAAATALGISFTPTPAGLVFAGLLLVVLFGTVFAAVHHAEVIAERIGEPYGTLLLTLAVTIIEVALIATIMLGEKPVPTLARDTVFAVVMIVCNGLVGICILTGGLRYREQDVQVTGASLYLSVLIVMATITLIMPNYTLTTPGPVYSAVQLGFVSVVTLILYGVFLYTQTVRHRDYFIREVAGQADDGAPTSNRMLALSALLLLISLLAVVLLAKKFSLVIDFATARIGAPPAFAGVLVALLILLPESVAAVAAARKNDLQKSVNLALGSSLATIGLTIPAVAVAAYALGKQLVLGLNDQETVLLGLTFVVSMLTFGTGRTNILFGLVHLVVFAVFVFLVFVP; via the coding sequence ATGAGCGTGCACGGCCCGATGCCGCCATCGGCGTGGATTTTTCCGACGCTGTCGGTTTTGTTTTTTGCTGCCGCCACGGCACTCGGCATCAGCTTCACGCCAACGCCCGCGGGGCTGGTGTTTGCAGGTCTGCTGCTGGTCGTCCTGTTCGGGACTGTGTTCGCCGCGGTCCATCACGCCGAGGTGATCGCGGAGCGGATCGGCGAACCCTACGGCACGCTGCTGTTGACGCTGGCGGTCACCATCATCGAAGTCGCGCTGATCGCGACCATCATGCTGGGCGAAAAGCCCGTTCCCACATTGGCGCGCGACACGGTATTCGCTGTCGTGATGATCGTTTGCAACGGCCTGGTCGGCATTTGCATCCTGACTGGCGGCCTGCGCTACCGCGAGCAGGATGTGCAGGTTACAGGGGCGAGCCTGTATCTGAGCGTCCTGATCGTGATGGCGACCATCACGCTGATAATGCCAAATTATACGCTGACCACGCCGGGACCGGTCTATTCCGCGGTCCAGCTCGGTTTCGTCAGCGTCGTCACGCTGATCCTCTACGGCGTGTTCCTCTACACCCAGACCGTCCGACATCGGGATTACTTCATCCGCGAGGTCGCGGGCCAGGCGGACGACGGGGCGCCGACATCCAACCGGATGCTCGCTTTGAGCGCCCTGCTGCTGCTGATATCGCTGCTGGCGGTGGTGCTGCTGGCGAAGAAATTCTCGCTGGTGATCGATTTTGCAACCGCCAGGATCGGCGCGCCGCCGGCTTTTGCCGGCGTGCTGGTGGCACTCTTGATCCTTTTGCCGGAGAGCGTCGCCGCGGTCGCGGCCGCGCGCAAGAACGATCTACAGAAGAGCGTCAATCTCGCGCTCGGCTCCTCGCTTGCAACCATCGGGCTGACGATCCCGGCGGTCGCGGTAGCCGCCTACGCGCTGGGCAAGCAGCTGGTGCTTGGGCTCAACGACCAGGAGACGGTACTGTTGGGGTTGACGTTCGTCGTGAGCATGCTCACCTTCGGCACCGGCCGCACCAACATCCTGTTCGGGCTGGTTCACCTCGTGGTGTTTGCGGTATTCGTATTCCTGGTATTTGTGCCCTGA
- a CDS encoding epoxide hydrolase family protein, translating to MTIKPSPFRLRIEDADIADLRDRLARTRFPDQAPGDAWAYGTDVGYLRKLTEYWRDGFDWRAEEAALNAFPQFRVPLEGIDLHYLHVKGVGPDPMPLLLLHGWPGSVFEFLDIIPRLTDPARFGGDARDAFTVVAPSLPGYGLSFSPGQRRFGVPEMADCVAALMHDVLGYARYGAQGGDWGAAVTSRLGYAHADRLIGIHINLMMAAGRDASAFANPTEEERRYLSELAHWTREETGYQWIQGTRPQTLAFGLTDSPAGLAAWIVEKFRAWSDCGGDVESAISRDRMLADISLYWFTGAIGSSFWPYYARLHGSAILPPGDTISVPTGYAQFPREILKPPRTAAARVFTDIRRWSIMPRGGHFAALEQPALLADEVRAFFRELR from the coding sequence ATGACAATCAAACCCAGCCCATTCAGGCTTCGTATCGAGGACGCCGACATCGCCGACCTCCGCGACCGTCTTGCCCGCACACGCTTTCCCGACCAGGCGCCCGGCGACGCATGGGCCTATGGCACCGATGTCGGTTATCTTCGCAAGCTCACCGAATACTGGCGCGATGGTTTCGACTGGAGAGCGGAAGAAGCCGCCCTGAACGCCTTTCCGCAATTCCGCGTCCCGCTCGAGGGGATCGACCTTCACTATTTGCACGTCAAGGGCGTCGGTCCCGATCCGATGCCGCTCCTCTTGCTGCACGGCTGGCCGGGCTCGGTGTTCGAGTTTCTCGACATCATTCCACGCCTCACCGACCCCGCGCGCTTCGGTGGCGATGCGCGCGACGCCTTCACCGTGGTGGCGCCGTCGTTACCCGGCTACGGCCTATCCTTTAGCCCCGGTCAAAGGCGGTTCGGCGTTCCCGAAATGGCGGATTGCGTCGCCGCCCTCATGCATGATGTGCTGGGGTATGCGCGCTACGGCGCGCAAGGTGGCGATTGGGGCGCCGCGGTCACCAGCCGCCTCGGCTATGCGCATGCCGATCGCTTGATCGGCATCCACATCAATCTGATGATGGCCGCCGGCCGCGATGCTTCCGCCTTTGCCAATCCGACCGAAGAGGAGCGGCGTTACCTGAGCGAGCTTGCGCACTGGACCCGCGAAGAGACCGGTTATCAGTGGATCCAGGGCACGCGACCGCAGACGCTCGCCTTTGGCCTGACGGATTCGCCCGCGGGGCTCGCGGCGTGGATCGTGGAGAAGTTCCGCGCCTGGTCCGATTGCGGGGGCGACGTCGAGAGCGCGATCAGCCGCGACCGCATGCTCGCCGACATCTCGCTTTACTGGTTCACCGGGGCGATCGGTTCGTCGTTCTGGCCTTATTATGCCCGCCTGCACGGCTCGGCGATATTGCCCCCCGGCGATACAATCTCGGTTCCGACCGGCTACGCGCAATTTCCCCGCGAGATCCTGAAACCACCGCGCACCGCCGCCGCGCGCGTGTTCACCGACATTCGCCGCTGGAGCATCATGCCCAGAGGTGGACATTTCGCTGCGCTGGAACAGCCGGCATTGCTCGCCGATGAGGTGCGCGCTTTCTTCCGGGAATTGCGCTGA
- a CDS encoding sensor domain-containing protein, with translation MADKDWQAGGKNSIPAQALVCLAATIVPFGTASALSDRFAPASYVGSADPNMVWEMLIGGIVVCSFIAASALWIHSTLRRARRSQLRRNGYVSSALNHLSQGVLMTDPQMRIVLCNDRYLELYGLVRSDLTKDMTGPELLELRRKRGWLDISVEDFYKYSERPEGFVTELPNGRSVLARYFALPNGGSVATHEDCTEQRTLSRQLATTKQFLESMLDNVPVCVAAKNIEDGRYIFANRAFERFSRFSRDHIVGKRADEIFRPDTTAGIEAADRAALDSADGHFRNEIVVERGSQKRVISSHRVIARNEKNQPEFLIALFDDVTDRKSLSQELENTKKFLELVVDNIPVSLIVERVSDGKYLLANRSAEAILNRRREDATGLTAADIFNPREAKLIIARDEAAIKKRGLLTEEHPISTKDGLRLFLTRRMTVLDDTGAPKYLIKTHEDVTDRRQTESRMAHMAYHDGLTDLPNRAAFLQALAQMIEACDGTGEEFAVLSLDLDGLKEINDVFGHATGDKLLIEVARRLQTSARGGVVARLSGDEFGLIIDGKQPVAGMLLAEQLAETLAKEFLIDGKSVRTGVTTGISIFPHNGLDAASLLANAGAALFRAKAKSRGTISIYEPEMDQQIRDRRVLHQDLSLAIKNGELSLHYQPQAMARQTVASSEVIGFEALARWLHPVRGFVPPSDFIPLAEESGLIVEMGEWILREACREAASWPMPLQIAVNLSPAQFMHGDVVGVVHSILLETGLSPGRLELEITEGVLIEDFDRGLALLRRLKALGVRVSMDDFGSGYSSLSYLQAFPFDKIKIDRAFVINLGHNPQSAAIIRAVIGLGHGLEMSIVAEGVETQEQLGFLADEGCDSVQGYFLGKPLPIGQYAALVGRNSGNAIEPARKTG, from the coding sequence ATGGCTGACAAGGACTGGCAGGCAGGCGGCAAGAACTCGATTCCTGCGCAGGCTCTCGTTTGCCTGGCCGCCACCATTGTGCCGTTCGGAACCGCTTCGGCGTTGTCGGATCGATTCGCGCCGGCGAGCTATGTCGGCTCGGCCGATCCCAATATGGTTTGGGAAATGCTGATCGGCGGCATCGTCGTCTGCTCCTTCATTGCCGCGAGCGCATTGTGGATCCATTCGACATTGCGCCGGGCCAGGCGTTCGCAATTGCGCAGAAATGGCTATGTCTCCTCCGCCCTGAACCACCTCAGCCAGGGCGTGCTGATGACCGATCCGCAGATGCGGATCGTGCTCTGCAACGATCGCTATCTCGAGCTCTACGGCCTGGTGCGCTCGGATCTGACCAAGGACATGACCGGGCCGGAACTTTTGGAGCTGCGCCGCAAGCGCGGCTGGCTCGATATCAGCGTCGAGGATTTCTACAAATACTCCGAACGCCCGGAAGGCTTCGTCACCGAATTGCCCAACGGGCGATCGGTGCTGGCCAGATATTTTGCGTTGCCGAACGGCGGTTCGGTGGCAACCCATGAGGACTGCACCGAACAGCGCACGCTTTCCAGGCAATTGGCGACCACCAAGCAGTTCCTGGAATCGATGCTCGACAACGTGCCGGTATGCGTCGCCGCCAAGAACATCGAGGACGGCCGCTACATTTTTGCCAACCGCGCCTTCGAACGCTTCTCGCGCTTTTCCCGCGATCACATCGTCGGCAAGCGCGCCGACGAGATTTTCCGTCCCGACACCACCGCCGGCATCGAAGCGGCGGACCGGGCGGCGCTGGATTCGGCCGACGGTCATTTCCGCAATGAAATCGTGGTCGAGCGCGGCTCGCAGAAGCGCGTCATCTCAAGCCACCGCGTCATCGCGCGCAACGAAAAGAACCAGCCGGAATTCCTGATCGCGCTGTTCGACGACGTCACCGATCGCAAATCGCTGTCGCAGGAGCTCGAGAACACCAAGAAGTTCCTCGAACTGGTGGTCGACAACATTCCGGTCTCGCTGATCGTCGAGCGCGTCAGCGACGGCAAATACCTGCTCGCCAATCGCAGCGCCGAGGCGATCCTCAACCGCCGCCGCGAGGACGCCACCGGCTTGACCGCCGCCGATATCTTCAATCCGCGCGAAGCCAAGCTGATCATCGCGCGCGACGAGGCCGCGATCAAGAAACGCGGCCTGCTCACCGAAGAACACCCGATCAGCACCAAGGACGGCTTGCGGCTGTTCCTGACCCGCCGCATGACGGTGCTCGACGACACCGGCGCGCCGAAATATCTGATCAAGACCCACGAGGACGTCACCGACCGCCGCCAGACCGAATCGCGCATGGCCCACATGGCCTATCATGACGGCCTGACCGATCTGCCGAACCGCGCGGCGTTCCTGCAGGCGCTCGCGCAGATGATCGAGGCTTGCGACGGCACCGGCGAGGAATTCGCGGTGCTGTCGCTCGACCTCGACGGGCTGAAGGAAATCAACGACGTGTTCGGCCATGCGACCGGCGACAAGCTGTTGATCGAAGTGGCGCGCCGCCTCCAAACCTCGGCGCGCGGCGGCGTGGTGGCGCGCCTCTCCGGTGACGAGTTCGGATTGATCATCGACGGCAAGCAACCGGTCGCCGGGATGCTGCTGGCCGAACAGCTCGCCGAAACCCTGGCGAAGGAGTTCCTGATCGACGGCAAATCGGTCCGCACCGGCGTCACCACCGGCATTTCGATATTCCCCCACAACGGGTTGGATGCCGCTTCGCTGCTGGCCAATGCCGGCGCGGCATTGTTCCGCGCCAAGGCGAAATCGCGCGGCACGATCAGCATCTATGAACCCGAGATGGACCAGCAGATCAGGGATCGCCGGGTGCTGCACCAGGATCTGTCGCTCGCGATCAAGAACGGCGAGCTGTCGCTGCATTACCAGCCGCAGGCGATGGCGCGGCAGACGGTTGCCTCCAGCGAGGTCATCGGCTTCGAGGCGCTGGCGCGCTGGCTGCATCCGGTTCGCGGCTTCGTCCCGCCCTCTGATTTCATCCCGCTCGCGGAAGAAAGCGGCCTGATCGTCGAGATGGGCGAATGGATCCTGCGCGAGGCCTGCCGCGAGGCCGCCTCCTGGCCGATGCCGCTGCAGATCGCGGTCAATTTGTCGCCGGCGCAGTTCATGCACGGCGACGTTGTCGGCGTTGTGCATTCCATCCTGCTCGAAACCGGGCTGTCGCCGGGCCGTCTCGAGCTCGAAATCACCGAGGGCGTGCTGATCGAGGATTTCGATCGCGGCCTGGCGCTGTTGCGGCGGCTCAAAGCGCTCGGCGTGCGGGTTTCGATGGACGATTTCGGATCTGGCTATTCCTCCCTGAGCTATCTGCAGGCGTTTCCGTTCGACAAGATCAAGATCGACCGCGCTTTCGTCATCAATCTCGGACACAATCCGCAATCGGCGGCGATCATCCGCGCCGTCATCGGCCTCGGCCATGGTCTGGAGATGTCGATCGTCGCCGAGGGCGTGGAGACCCAGGAGCAGCTCGGCTTCCTCGCCGACGAGGGCTGCGACTCGGTGCAGGGCTATTTCCTCGGCAAACCCCTGCCGATCGGGCAATACGCCGCGCTGGTCGGCCGCAACAGCGGCAACGCCATCGAGCCCGCGCGCAAGACCGGCTAG
- the rpsU gene encoding 30S ribosomal protein S21 yields MQVLVRDNNVDQALKALKKKMQREGIFREMKLRGHYEKPSEKKAREKAEAVRRARKLARKKLQREGLLPMKPKPVFGAGPGAERGGPGGGRGGPGAGPRGSR; encoded by the coding sequence GTGCAGGTTCTCGTCCGCGATAACAATGTCGATCAAGCCCTCAAGGCGCTGAAGAAGAAGATGCAGCGCGAGGGTATTTTCCGCGAGATGAAGCTCCGCGGCCACTACGAAAAGCCCTCCGAGAAGAAGGCCCGCGAAAAGGCCGAAGCCGTGCGCCGCGCGCGCAAGCTCGCCCGCAAGAAGCTGCAGCGCGAAGGTCTGTTGCCGATGAAGCCGAAGCCGGTGTTTGGCGCAGGTCCGGGCGCCGAGCGCGGTGGTCCCGGCGGCGGCCGCGGCGGTCCCGGCGCCGGTCCGCGCGGATCGCGCTGA
- a CDS encoding tetratricopeptide repeat protein encodes MPEPDSGTAPKSAPTGANVAEAQTLTARGETLARSGNTDEALAEFDHALALDPHNAQALFARGLLYQGEKQHQLAIDDFTAANGLTPQRADPLLGRAVSYLALDKVKEAAADLDEAVEADPQNAQIWTTRGLAYERLGDRAKAAGSYARAINLRPKDEAARSGFARVGGKAG; translated from the coding sequence ATGCCGGAACCTGACAGCGGAACGGCTCCGAAGTCGGCGCCGACCGGCGCGAATGTGGCCGAGGCACAGACGCTTACCGCGCGCGGCGAAACGCTGGCACGATCCGGAAACACCGACGAAGCGCTTGCCGAATTCGATCACGCGCTCGCGCTCGATCCCCACAACGCCCAGGCGCTGTTTGCCCGCGGCCTGCTCTATCAGGGCGAAAAGCAGCACCAGCTTGCGATCGACGATTTCACCGCGGCAAACGGCCTGACGCCGCAGCGGGCCGATCCACTGCTCGGCCGCGCGGTCAGCTACCTCGCACTCGACAAGGTCAAGGAAGCCGCCGCCGATCTCGACGAGGCGGTGGAGGCCGACCCGCAGAACGCCCAGATCTGGACCACGCGGGGGCTTGCCTATGAGCGCCTCGGCGACAGGGCCAAGGCCGCCGGCTCATACGCCCGCGCCATCAACCTTCGGCCCAAGGATGAGGCCGCGCGAAGCGGCTTTGCCCGCGTCGGCGGCAAGGCGGGATAA
- a CDS encoding YdcH family protein, giving the protein MTNEDERELENELARLQQEHRDLDAAIDALHQSPAPDLLRLQRLKKRKLQLRDRIAFIEDQITPDIIA; this is encoded by the coding sequence ATGACCAACGAAGATGAGCGCGAACTCGAAAACGAGCTCGCACGGCTGCAGCAGGAGCACCGCGATCTCGACGCGGCGATCGATGCGCTGCATCAATCGCCGGCGCCGGATTTGTTGCGGCTGCAACGGCTGAAAAAACGCAAGCTGCAGCTGCGCGACCGCATTGCTTTCATCGAAGACCAGATCACGCCGGATATCATCGCGTAG
- a CDS encoding 5-(carboxyamino)imidazole ribonucleotide synthase: MTASTQVKLKPGDTIGILGGGQLGRMLAMAAARLGLRCQVFSPDPDSPAFDVVMNATCAEYADVEALELFAGDVDVITYEFENVPAAAAMILAARRPVLPDRQILETTQDRLAEKDFVKRLGIGTADYADVTSAAGLRAAIARIGLPAVIKTRRFGYDGKGQAIIRDGDDPDRVWADLSTRSAILEAFIPFEREVSMIAARSADGHVECFDVTENEHRDHILKISRAPADISDALAAQARDIAESIASALNYVGVLAVEMFVVAGAGGPTLLVNEIAPRVHNSGHWTLDGASISQFEQHIRAIAGWPLGKPVRHGEVTMTNLIGDEINSYEQWLTVPGATVHLYGKGPPRPGRKMGHVTQVGTLPPKTT, translated from the coding sequence GTGACGGCGTCAACTCAGGTGAAGCTGAAGCCCGGCGACACCATCGGAATTCTCGGCGGCGGACAATTGGGCCGGATGTTGGCCATGGCGGCGGCGCGCCTCGGCTTGCGCTGCCAGGTGTTTTCGCCGGATCCGGATTCGCCGGCGTTCGACGTCGTGATGAACGCGACCTGCGCGGAATATGCCGATGTCGAGGCGCTCGAGCTATTCGCCGGCGACGTCGACGTCATCACCTACGAGTTCGAGAACGTGCCGGCCGCGGCCGCGATGATCCTGGCGGCGCGCCGTCCGGTATTGCCCGACCGGCAAATCCTGGAAACCACGCAGGATCGCCTCGCCGAGAAAGATTTCGTCAAGCGGCTGGGCATCGGCACCGCCGACTACGCCGATGTAACGTCGGCGGCTGGCTTGCGCGCCGCAATCGCGCGCATCGGCCTGCCTGCGGTGATCAAGACGCGGCGCTTCGGCTATGACGGCAAGGGTCAGGCGATCATCCGCGACGGTGACGATCCGGATAGAGTCTGGGCCGATCTCAGCACCAGATCCGCCATCCTCGAGGCCTTCATTCCGTTCGAGCGCGAGGTCTCGATGATCGCGGCGCGCTCGGCCGACGGCCATGTCGAGTGCTTCGACGTCACCGAAAACGAGCATCGCGACCACATCCTGAAAATTTCGCGCGCCCCGGCTGATATCTCGGACGCGCTGGCGGCGCAGGCGCGCGACATCGCCGAGAGCATTGCCAGCGCGCTGAATTATGTCGGCGTGCTGGCGGTCGAGATGTTCGTGGTGGCGGGCGCCGGCGGGCCGACATTACTGGTCAACGAGATCGCGCCGCGGGTACATAATTCGGGACACTGGACGCTCGACGGCGCCTCGATCTCGCAATTCGAGCAGCACATCCGCGCCATCGCCGGCTGGCCGCTCGGCAAGCCGGTCCGCCATGGCGAGGTCACCATGACCAATCTGATCGGGGACGAAATCAACAGCTATGAGCAATGGCTGACCGTCCCGGGCGCCACCGTCCATCTCTACGGCAAGGGTCCGCCGCGGCCGGGCCGGAAAATGGGCCATGTGACGCAGGTCGGAACATTGCCGCCGAAAACCACCTGA